A stretch of Lactiplantibacillus brownii DNA encodes these proteins:
- a CDS encoding HD domain-containing protein produces the protein MKTNVWKQDSEYVALVADLLAQPAVQRLADFTQHHHSNRLDHSIAVSYDSYLLAKKWHLNTTAVARGGLLHDLFYYDWRETKFDLGSHAFIHPRVALRNAEKLTKLTPMEKDIILKHMFGATLALPKYRESLLVSLVDDYEAEHEFFGPLRTKVAKQLDRFRGKISAG, from the coding sequence ATGAAAACCAATGTTTGGAAACAAGATTCCGAGTACGTGGCGCTTGTCGCCGACCTGTTGGCTCAACCAGCTGTTCAACGTTTAGCTGATTTCACGCAACACCATCATTCGAATCGTTTAGATCATTCAATTGCAGTTTCATATGATAGTTACTTATTGGCAAAAAAGTGGCACCTCAATACGACAGCGGTAGCTCGTGGTGGGCTATTGCATGACTTGTTTTATTATGATTGGCGCGAAACTAAGTTTGACTTAGGGTCGCATGCCTTTATTCATCCACGCGTGGCTTTACGCAACGCCGAAAAGTTAACTAAATTAACCCCGATGGAAAAGGATATCATTTTAAAGCATATGTTTGGGGCAACGTTGGCCCTGCCTAAGTATCGTGAAAGTTTGTTAGTTTCTCTAGTCGATGATTACGAAGCAGAACATGAATTTTTTGGACCATTACGTACCAAGGTGGCCAAGCAATTAGATCGGTTCCGGGGGAAGATTTCCGCCGGTTAG
- a CDS encoding winged helix-turn-helix transcriptional regulator, whose amino-acid sequence MSEMMLDTVEDTTVESEFELCPKFEKTFSILGKKWNGLIIDVLLEDGPQRFKNLARRIPKCSDRVLVVRLKELEANGIVSRVTHCDSALIEYRLTDKGADLKQVMETVHHWSDKWYSPAESCR is encoded by the coding sequence ATGTCAGAAATGATGCTAGATACGGTTGAAGACACGACCGTTGAATCCGAATTCGAACTGTGTCCCAAATTTGAAAAAACGTTTTCTATTTTAGGTAAAAAATGGAATGGTTTGATTATTGACGTTTTACTCGAAGATGGTCCACAACGCTTTAAGAATTTAGCGCGCCGCATTCCAAAATGTAGTGACCGGGTTTTAGTGGTTCGTCTAAAAGAACTGGAAGCAAATGGCATCGTTAGTCGCGTGACCCATTGTGATTCCGCTTTGATCGAATACCGGTTAACGGACAAGGGCGCTGATTTGAAACAAGTGATGGAAACTGTTCATCATTGGTCAGATAAGTGGTACAGTCCCGCAGAATCCTGTCGATAG
- a CDS encoding phenylalanine--tRNA ligase subunit alpha, translating into MSLQDRLTELRDQGLADIKSADVLKKVNQVKVDLLGKKGPITEVLRGMRDLTPDERPKVGAYANEVRDKLQAAIDHRREELELAAQNKQLVAEKLDVTLPGRQVPQGQPHVITQIITELEDLFMGMGYQIVDGDEVEEDYYNFERLNLPKDHPARDMQDTFYITKEILLRTQTSADQPRSLENHDFSKGPLKVLSPGRVYRRDTDDATHSHQFHQIEGLVVDKHITMADLKGTLVLVANELFGDQFEVRLRPSYFPFTEPSVEADVTCFNCNGKGCAVCKQTGWIEVLGAGMVHPRVLEMSGIDPEVYGGFAFGLGPDRFAMLKYGVDDIRNFYLNDVRFLSQFYKKG; encoded by the coding sequence ATGAGTTTACAAGATCGGTTAACCGAGTTACGCGACCAAGGCTTAGCAGATATTAAGTCAGCGGACGTTTTAAAAAAGGTCAACCAAGTTAAGGTTGATTTGCTCGGTAAGAAAGGTCCCATTACGGAAGTTTTACGCGGTATGCGTGATTTAACACCGGATGAGCGACCAAAAGTTGGGGCCTACGCTAACGAAGTTCGTGATAAGTTACAGGCCGCCATCGATCATCGACGTGAAGAACTAGAATTGGCTGCCCAAAATAAGCAGTTAGTCGCTGAAAAGCTAGATGTCACATTACCTGGTCGTCAAGTGCCCCAAGGCCAACCCCATGTGATCACGCAAATCATTACGGAACTAGAAGATTTATTTATGGGAATGGGCTATCAGATCGTTGATGGCGATGAAGTTGAAGAAGATTACTATAACTTCGAACGACTGAATTTACCTAAAGATCATCCCGCTCGCGATATGCAAGATACCTTTTATATTACGAAAGAAATTTTACTGCGGACCCAAACTTCCGCTGATCAACCGCGTTCCCTTGAAAATCACGATTTTTCAAAAGGACCGTTGAAAGTTTTGTCTCCAGGTCGGGTTTATCGTCGCGATACCGATGATGCGACACATTCACATCAATTCCATCAAATCGAAGGCTTAGTGGTCGATAAACATATCACGATGGCTGATTTGAAAGGAACCTTGGTTTTGGTGGCGAACGAGTTGTTCGGTGACCAATTTGAAGTCCGCTTACGACCAAGCTACTTCCCATTTACGGAACCCTCCGTTGAAGCCGATGTCACTTGCTTTAACTGTAACGGGAAGGGTTGTGCCGTCTGCAAACAAACTGGTTGGATCGAAGTTTTAGGGGCTGGGATGGTTCATCCACGCGTTCTGGAGATGTCTGGCATTGACCCAGAAGTGTATGGTGGCTTTGCGTTTGGCTTAGGCCCCGATCGCTTTGCAATGTTGAAATACGGTGTTGATGATATCCGGAATTTCTACTTAAATGATGTCCGGTTCTTGTCACAGTTTTACAAGAAAGGTTAG
- the pheT gene encoding phenylalanine--tRNA ligase subunit beta, producing the protein MRISYAWLRDYLKLDIPADELAEKIERTAVEVDGVIRPSEGLKKVVVGDVLECVPHPDSDHLHICQVDVGEADPIQIVCGAPNVAAGEKVIVALPNSWIGNHTKIKRSKMRGQVSNGMLCALDELGFDEKLVPKEVADGIFILPAEAKPGEPVFSYLGMDDEIIDMSVTPNRGDMLSLNGTAHELGAIYDQTPTMPTVDLHENADELADDELSVTVQADEQAVPMYKMRLIKNVTIKPSPLWLQIRIWNAGMRPINNVVDATNYILMQYGQPLHAFDFDSLTNGQVNVRFAKAGEQLTTLDGEARELSATDLVICSDDRPICLAGTMGGLDSEVTDQTTSIALEGAIFDAVKIRKTAHNHGLHSEASMRYERGIDHSATETALNAAAAMIAELGDGTVTTGIVVGRDEDVQPAVVKISLSRINHVLGTELSLDTVAAIFRRLAFPTTIDGETYTVTIPARRWDIHIPADLIEEVARLYGYDNLPATLPTGQPTIGKLNETQQVIRDSRKLMESAGLTQAISYSLTTEKKAQAFAMQASEVTKLSFPMSSERSALRLNLISGLLDDLAYNNARKEHDVALYEEGRVFFSQPEQVRPKEVEHIAGAITGSMVQTAWDTEATPVDFYQIKGIVAGYLKSLALAAPVSYVASTTHPEMHPGRTADIYVGEALVGFVGEIHPATAKAYKVRTTYVFELDLAALIAQPKEHQQYQPISKFPSITRDVAMLIDDQVTNAAIVNLINDKGGAHLQNVQLFDVYNGKNVPEGKKSLAYTLTYQDQNATLVDDEITKAFDKVLQALTTTFGAEIR; encoded by the coding sequence ATGAGAATATCTTATGCATGGTTACGTGATTATTTAAAGCTGGACATTCCAGCCGATGAATTAGCAGAAAAAATTGAACGGACGGCGGTTGAAGTTGATGGTGTGATCCGTCCAAGTGAAGGCTTAAAAAAGGTCGTCGTTGGTGACGTGCTTGAATGCGTGCCACATCCTGACTCCGATCATTTGCATATTTGCCAAGTGGATGTTGGGGAAGCTGACCCGATTCAAATCGTTTGTGGCGCACCCAATGTCGCAGCCGGTGAAAAGGTGATCGTCGCGTTACCTAACTCATGGATCGGTAATCACACGAAGATTAAACGTAGTAAAATGCGTGGTCAAGTTTCTAACGGGATGTTGTGTGCGTTAGATGAACTAGGCTTTGATGAAAAATTAGTGCCAAAAGAAGTTGCGGATGGTATTTTCATTTTACCTGCAGAAGCCAAACCTGGCGAACCCGTCTTTTCATATCTTGGCATGGACGATGAAATCATCGACATGTCTGTCACACCTAACCGTGGGGACATGTTAAGTTTGAATGGGACAGCGCATGAATTGGGAGCAATTTATGACCAAACGCCAACGATGCCAACAGTTGACCTGCATGAAAATGCTGATGAACTTGCTGATGATGAACTGAGTGTGACGGTACAGGCAGATGAACAGGCTGTGCCAATGTACAAAATGCGTTTGATTAAGAACGTGACAATCAAGCCTAGTCCATTATGGTTACAGATTCGAATTTGGAATGCTGGTATGCGCCCAATCAATAACGTTGTCGATGCGACTAACTACATTCTGATGCAATATGGGCAACCATTGCATGCGTTTGATTTCGACTCACTGACTAATGGTCAAGTTAACGTTCGATTTGCGAAGGCAGGCGAACAGTTGACAACTTTGGATGGCGAAGCCCGTGAATTGTCTGCAACTGATTTAGTGATCTGTAGTGATGATCGACCAATCTGTTTAGCAGGGACGATGGGTGGTTTGGACAGCGAAGTGACTGATCAAACGACATCAATCGCACTGGAAGGCGCTATTTTTGATGCGGTTAAGATTCGGAAAACAGCGCATAACCATGGCTTACACAGTGAAGCTTCAATGCGCTATGAACGTGGTATTGATCACAGCGCGACTGAAACGGCGTTGAATGCTGCGGCAGCAATGATTGCAGAACTTGGTGATGGAACGGTGACGACGGGTATCGTGGTTGGTCGTGATGAAGACGTTCAACCCGCCGTTGTCAAAATCAGTTTGAGTCGTATTAATCATGTGCTCGGTACTGAATTGAGCTTGGACACCGTTGCAGCTATTTTCCGACGCTTGGCTTTCCCAACGACCATTGACGGCGAAACCTACACTGTGACGATTCCAGCACGTCGTTGGGATATTCATATTCCAGCTGACTTGATTGAAGAAGTTGCGCGTTTATATGGTTATGACAATTTGCCAGCAACGTTACCAACGGGTCAACCAACAATCGGTAAGTTAAATGAAACCCAGCAAGTTATTCGTGACTCACGAAAGTTGATGGAGAGCGCTGGCTTAACACAAGCCATCAGTTACTCATTGACGACGGAGAAAAAAGCCCAGGCTTTTGCCATGCAGGCGAGTGAAGTAACTAAATTAAGTTTCCCAATGAGCTCAGAACGGTCGGCGTTACGCTTGAATCTGATCTCTGGTTTATTAGATGACTTGGCTTACAACAATGCCCGTAAAGAGCATGATGTAGCCTTATACGAAGAAGGACGTGTCTTCTTTAGCCAGCCCGAACAAGTGCGGCCAAAAGAAGTTGAACATATTGCCGGTGCCATTACTGGCTCAATGGTTCAGACTGCTTGGGATACTGAAGCCACACCGGTTGATTTTTATCAGATTAAAGGAATCGTTGCGGGCTACTTGAAGAGCTTGGCATTGGCGGCACCTGTTAGTTATGTGGCTAGCACCACGCATCCGGAAATGCATCCCGGTCGGACCGCAGACATTTATGTCGGTGAAGCGCTGGTTGGGTTTGTGGGTGAAATTCATCCAGCCACAGCCAAGGCTTATAAAGTGCGGACGACGTATGTCTTCGAACTCGATTTGGCTGCCTTGATTGCGCAACCAAAGGAACATCAACAATATCAACCAATTTCGAAATTCCCAAGCATTACTCGTGATGTGGCGATGTTGATTGATGATCAGGTGACGAACGCGGCTATTGTTAATTTGATTAACGATAAAGGTGGCGCACATCTGCAAAACGTACAACTATTTGATGTTTACAATGGGAAGAATGTTCCTGAAGGTAAGAAATCATTGGCTTACACGTTAACTTATCAAGATCAAAATGCGACTTTAGTCGACGATGAGATCACCAAAGCGTTTGACAAAGTCTTACAGGCTTTGACGACAACTTTTGGGGCTGAAATTCGCTAA
- the mltG gene encoding endolytic transglycosylase MltG, whose protein sequence is MEGRILNNDQNNQDQQDHGSADQPNRLAQKQRKSFSKRVIGGVIGILVALVVIIGFLGYRYFDNATQPLNKTDQQVVQIEIPYGANGKKIADILQSKKVIKSGFVFEYWTKAHNLSNFHAGYYQLKPSMSLAQIAKALNKGGSSEPIQSSTGRVLIVEGSQIKTIAKTVQKQTDFTSQEFLALMKDETFIKSLAKKYPELLGSAMTAKNVRYRLEGYLFPATYIADKKTTLKQLVTQMVSKTDAEMQPYYQEIKKEKLSVQEVMTLASLVEREGSTTKDRRLIAGVFLNRLDAKWRLDSDISVFYAINSSKSTLTAKDLQSKSPYNLRLHLGYGPGPFNSPSLISIKAVLDPAQRSKDYMYFVADLKTGKVYYAKDAAGHAANIKKVAKHNGTDENGQ, encoded by the coding sequence ATGGAGGGGCGAATTTTGAATAACGACCAAAATAATCAGGATCAACAAGACCACGGCTCAGCTGATCAACCAAATCGGCTCGCCCAGAAACAACGAAAGTCTTTTTCTAAGCGCGTCATTGGTGGCGTGATTGGTATTTTGGTAGCATTGGTAGTCATTATCGGATTTTTAGGTTATCGGTATTTTGATAATGCCACGCAACCGCTGAACAAGACCGATCAACAGGTCGTGCAAATTGAAATCCCTTATGGTGCCAACGGTAAAAAGATTGCTGATATTCTACAATCAAAAAAAGTGATCAAGAGTGGGTTTGTGTTCGAATATTGGACTAAAGCGCATAATTTATCAAACTTTCATGCCGGTTATTATCAATTAAAGCCGTCGATGTCATTGGCACAGATTGCGAAGGCCTTGAATAAGGGTGGGTCATCAGAACCGATCCAAAGTTCAACCGGCCGCGTCTTAATTGTGGAAGGTAGTCAGATTAAAACCATTGCGAAGACGGTTCAGAAGCAAACTGACTTTACCTCTCAAGAATTCTTGGCATTGATGAAGGATGAGACCTTTATTAAGTCGTTAGCGAAAAAATATCCAGAGTTATTAGGATCAGCGATGACCGCTAAAAATGTTCGTTACCGATTAGAAGGCTACTTGTTCCCAGCTACTTATATCGCTGACAAGAAAACAACCTTGAAGCAACTGGTGACCCAAATGGTTTCGAAGACGGATGCGGAGATGCAACCGTATTATCAAGAAATCAAGAAGGAAAAGTTATCGGTTCAAGAAGTTATGACCTTAGCATCATTGGTAGAACGTGAAGGGAGCACCACCAAGGATCGGCGTTTGATTGCCGGTGTGTTCTTGAATCGTTTGGATGCTAAATGGCGCTTGGATTCCGATATCTCAGTCTTCTACGCCATCAATTCAAGTAAATCAACCTTGACGGCGAAGGACTTACAGTCGAAATCACCTTATAACTTACGGTTACATCTTGGCTATGGCCCTGGACCGTTCAATAGTCCGAGCTTGATCTCGATCAAGGCCGTGCTTGATCCGGCACAGCGGAGTAAAGATTACATGTACTTTGTTGCCGATTTAAAGACGGGTAAGGTTTATTACGCTAAGGATGCTGCCGGCCACGCTGCCAACATTAAAAAAGTTGCTAAGCATAATGGTACGGACGAAAACGGACAGTAG
- the udk gene encoding uridine kinase, with amino-acid sequence MIENKHRRPIIIGVTGGSGSGKTTVSKAIYNQLSGQSLLILQQDSYYNDQSDMTMAQRRQVNYDHPLAFDTDLMIKQIKQLINYEPIEKPVYDYEQSTRSQRTIHQEPRDVIIVEGVLILDDQRMRDLMDIKVFVDTDDDIRIIRRIQRDIKERGRTLDWVIEQYLATVKPMYHQFVEPTKRYADIIVPEGGENEVAIDLLTTKVRSIL; translated from the coding sequence ATGATTGAAAACAAACATCGTCGCCCAATTATCATTGGGGTGACCGGTGGTTCTGGTAGTGGTAAAACGACGGTTAGCAAGGCCATCTATAACCAATTATCTGGGCAATCGTTACTAATTTTGCAACAAGATTCATACTACAATGACCAGAGTGATATGACGATGGCACAGCGCCGACAAGTCAATTATGACCATCCGCTGGCCTTTGATACGGACTTAATGATCAAGCAAATTAAACAGTTGATCAATTATGAACCTATTGAGAAGCCCGTTTATGATTACGAGCAATCGACGCGTAGTCAGCGGACGATTCATCAGGAGCCACGCGACGTCATCATCGTCGAAGGCGTTTTGATTTTGGATGATCAACGGATGCGTGACTTGATGGACATCAAAGTTTTCGTAGATACGGATGATGACATTCGCATTATTCGTCGGATTCAACGTGACATTAAGGAACGTGGCCGGACGCTTGACTGGGTGATTGAACAATACCTGGCGACCGTCAAACCGATGTATCACCAATTTGTGGAACCGACTAAGCGTTATGCTGACATCATCGTACCCGAAGGTGGGGAGAATGAAGTCGCAATCGACTTATTAACGACGAAGGTTCGGTCCATTTTATAA
- the greA gene encoding transcription elongation factor GreA yields MAEDKTYPMTEEGKVKLEHELEDLKLNQRPEIINRIKIARSYGDLSENSEYESAKNEQSLLENRIKTVEHMLQYAEIIDSEKIDESEVSVGKIVTFKELPDEDPESYTIVGAAEADPMQGKISNDSPIAKGLIGHHVDEEISIDIPAGSMEVKILKVENA; encoded by the coding sequence TTGGCAGAAGATAAAACTTATCCAATGACGGAAGAGGGGAAAGTTAAGCTTGAACATGAATTAGAAGATTTAAAGCTTAACCAACGTCCTGAAATCATTAATCGGATTAAAATTGCACGGAGTTATGGTGATTTATCTGAAAACTCTGAATATGAATCAGCTAAAAATGAACAAAGCTTACTAGAAAACCGCATCAAAACGGTGGAACACATGCTTCAATATGCTGAAATCATTGATAGTGAAAAAATTGATGAATCTGAAGTTTCTGTTGGTAAGATCGTGACTTTTAAGGAATTGCCAGATGAAGATCCTGAAAGTTATACCATTGTGGGCGCTGCTGAAGCCGATCCGATGCAAGGGAAGATTTCAAATGACTCCCCAATCGCTAAAGGCTTGATTGGGCATCATGTTGATGAAGAAATTAGCATCGATATTCCAGCTGGCTCCATGGAAGTTAAGATTTTAAAGGTTGAAAATGCGTAA
- a CDS encoding LiaF transmembrane domain-containing protein, translating into MKQRWFWGTFFLVSAIILITSQLGLFGAHIGIWTLFFTIALIAIFVTSLRHLIMSSLVFSLAFLAIIYAKPLGITVLVPWTILGAALLLSIGLSILIHPRWYYRYHHHGNWAGNFDHERPSSATINDPNVNLDLSMSNTIRYIHSTDFEGANIHVSMGGAKIYFDDVQLHQAEATIAVDISLSSVELYVPKTWQLHLNVNNSLGDIQTQGTPTTAGPVVYLQGRVSLGQLTINYI; encoded by the coding sequence ATGAAACAGCGTTGGTTCTGGGGAACCTTCTTCCTCGTCAGTGCAATTATCTTAATCACCAGTCAATTAGGGCTATTTGGCGCCCATATCGGAATTTGGACATTATTTTTCACCATTGCATTAATAGCTATCTTTGTCACCAGTCTTCGACACCTGATTATGTCCAGTTTGGTCTTCTCGTTGGCATTCTTAGCAATTATTTATGCTAAACCACTTGGCATCACCGTACTCGTTCCGTGGACAATTCTTGGCGCGGCGCTACTTTTGAGTATTGGTTTGAGCATCCTAATCCATCCACGTTGGTATTATCGCTATCACCATCATGGCAACTGGGCTGGTAATTTTGACCACGAGCGGCCCAGTTCCGCGACCATCAATGATCCCAACGTAAATTTGGATCTGTCCATGAGCAACACTATTCGCTACATTCACAGCACTGACTTTGAGGGTGCCAATATTCACGTCTCAATGGGCGGTGCTAAAATCTACTTCGATGATGTCCAGCTTCACCAGGCTGAGGCGACGATTGCCGTTGACATTTCACTAAGCAGTGTCGAATTATACGTCCCTAAAACTTGGCAACTACACTTGAACGTCAACAATAGCCTAGGTGACATTCAAACTCAAGGAACACCCACAACTGCCGGACCAGTAGTCTACTTACAAGGTCGCGTTTCACTTGGCCAGTTAACGATCAATTACATCTAA
- a CDS encoding LytTR family DNA-binding domain-containing protein: MTIKTEPDLTTPALTLHLPVNYPGAEQLLAQLQNLSAQAATLTVSQAGHTVQLPLATILFFEAEGHQVRAHTCKTSYQTKRHLYELATQLPPNFLRVSKSAIVNTQAIYSLTKSLTGNLIEFNHTHKQLYASRRYYRDLKLTLEKETFK; the protein is encoded by the coding sequence GTGACCATAAAAACTGAACCAGATTTAACGACACCAGCATTAACCTTGCATTTACCCGTCAATTATCCTGGGGCTGAGCAATTGCTGGCACAGCTGCAAAATCTATCGGCTCAAGCGGCTACGTTAACCGTTTCACAGGCTGGTCATACCGTCCAGCTGCCTTTAGCGACCATTCTCTTCTTTGAAGCGGAAGGTCATCAGGTCCGGGCACATACTTGCAAGACGAGCTATCAAACAAAGCGGCACTTATATGAGTTAGCAACCCAATTGCCACCTAATTTTTTACGGGTTTCTAAATCTGCCATCGTCAATACTCAAGCCATCTATTCACTGACCAAGTCATTGACCGGCAATCTCATTGAATTTAATCACACGCACAAGCAATTGTATGCCTCACGACGCTACTACCGTGACCTAAAACTCACACTTGAAAAGGAGACTTTTAAATGA
- a CDS encoding HesB/YadR/YfhF family protein, with the protein MKITITPAASKWFHEDMGVTTGNGVRFYGKTYGKTAVHHGFSIGVMRDDDPHRPIAITEIDGVKYYVNDRDDWFFKGYDLTVDFDAENDGPKYEYTPNHEED; encoded by the coding sequence ATGAAAATTACAATTACACCAGCAGCCAGCAAGTGGTTTCATGAGGATATGGGTGTGACGACTGGTAACGGTGTCCGTTTCTATGGCAAGACATATGGTAAAACAGCGGTACACCATGGTTTTTCAATTGGTGTGATGCGCGATGATGACCCTCATCGTCCAATTGCCATTACCGAAATTGATGGCGTTAAGTATTATGTCAACGACCGTGATGACTGGTTTTTCAAAGGTTACGACTTAACTGTAGATTTCGATGCCGAAAACGATGGGCCAAAATATGAGTATACGCCTAATCATGAAGAAGATTAG